In one window of Caballeronia sp. TF1N1 DNA:
- the trxA gene encoding thioredoxin, translating to METTLATFENDVINASMLAPVLVDFWAPWCGPCKTLGPMLERLEAEAAGNWKLVKVNVDENQELAQHFQVRSIPHVIAFAEGRPVDQFIGVLPEGQLREFLDRLVPAGAEAERRAAHDAWASGNRKDAIDRIKATIALDPSYEDARLDLIEWLIAERRIDEAKEEDKLLSPKTTQGIDARYNALKTELDAADAAAGLPPADDLIAAVNAKPDDLEARFALANRLIAGRDYGGALEHLLEIVVRDRAFMDDVGRKTMLSVFELAANQPDVVAYWRRRLSAAMN from the coding sequence ATGGAAACGACCCTCGCTACGTTTGAAAACGACGTCATCAACGCGTCGATGCTCGCGCCCGTTCTCGTCGATTTCTGGGCTCCGTGGTGCGGCCCGTGCAAGACGCTCGGTCCGATGTTGGAACGGCTCGAAGCCGAAGCCGCCGGCAACTGGAAGCTCGTCAAGGTGAATGTCGACGAGAATCAGGAACTCGCGCAGCACTTCCAGGTGCGCAGCATTCCGCACGTGATCGCGTTTGCGGAAGGCCGGCCAGTGGACCAGTTCATCGGCGTGTTGCCCGAAGGCCAATTGCGCGAGTTTCTCGACCGGCTCGTGCCCGCTGGCGCCGAGGCCGAGCGCCGCGCCGCGCACGACGCGTGGGCGAGCGGTAACCGCAAGGACGCGATCGATCGCATCAAGGCCACGATCGCGCTCGATCCGAGTTACGAAGATGCGCGCCTCGATTTGATCGAATGGCTGATCGCGGAACGGCGGATCGACGAAGCGAAGGAAGAAGACAAGCTGCTTTCGCCTAAGACGACGCAGGGCATCGACGCGCGCTACAACGCGCTCAAGACCGAACTCGACGCCGCCGATGCAGCCGCCGGACTGCCGCCCGCCGACGATCTCATCGCGGCGGTGAACGCGAAACCGGACGATCTCGAAGCGCGCTTTGCGCTTGCGAACCGTTTGATCGCCGGCCGCGATTACGGTGGTGCGCTGGAACATCTGCTCGAAATCGTCGTGCGCGATCGCGCGTTCATGGACGACGTCGGCCGCAAGACGATGCTATCGGTGTTCGAACTTGCGGCGAATCAACCGGATGTCGTGGCGTACTGGCGGCGCAGGCTGAGTGCCGCGATGAATTGA
- a CDS encoding ThiF family adenylyltransferase, whose translation MTATIAPNESPSADEIADRDRRFGGIARLYGAPALAAFEGAHVAVIGIGGVGSWVAEALARSAIGKLTLIDLDNVAESNTNRQIHALDGNYGKAKVTAMAERIRLIDPACDVRQIEDFVEPGNFDAMLGGGFDFIVDAIDSVRTKTALIAWCVANKQPLITVGGAGGQLDPTRIRIDDLALTIQDPLLSKVRGQLRKMHGFPRGPKARFKVSAVYSDEPLIYPEAVACDISEGAEHLETGAEYAGPVGLNCAGFGSSVCVTASFGFAAAAFVLRALAKKAA comes from the coding sequence ATGACTGCCACCATCGCTCCCAACGAGTCACCTTCCGCCGACGAGATCGCCGACCGCGACCGACGCTTCGGCGGCATCGCGCGTCTGTATGGCGCGCCTGCGCTCGCGGCGTTCGAAGGCGCGCATGTCGCGGTGATCGGCATAGGCGGCGTGGGATCGTGGGTGGCTGAAGCGCTGGCGCGCAGCGCAATCGGCAAGCTCACGTTGATCGATCTCGACAACGTCGCCGAAAGCAACACCAACCGGCAGATCCACGCGCTCGACGGCAACTACGGCAAGGCCAAGGTCACGGCGATGGCCGAGCGCATCCGTTTGATCGATCCCGCCTGCGACGTGCGGCAGATCGAGGACTTCGTGGAGCCGGGTAATTTCGATGCGATGCTCGGCGGCGGTTTCGACTTCATCGTCGATGCCATCGACAGCGTGCGCACGAAAACCGCACTCATTGCGTGGTGTGTCGCGAACAAGCAGCCGCTGATCACGGTGGGCGGCGCGGGCGGGCAGCTCGATCCGACGCGTATTCGCATCGACGACCTGGCGCTGACCATTCAGGACCCGCTGCTTTCGAAAGTGCGCGGCCAGTTGCGCAAAATGCATGGCTTTCCGCGCGGACCGAAGGCGCGTTTCAAGGTCAGCGCGGTGTATTCGGACGAGCCGCTCATTTACCCGGAAGCGGTGGCTTGCGATATCAGCGAGGGCGCGGAGCATCTGGAAACCGGCGCGGAATACGCGGGCCCGGTCGGGCTGAATTGCGCGGGTTTCGGGTCCAGCGTGTGTGTGACGGCGAGCTTTGGGTTCGCGGCGGCGGCGTTCGTGCTTCGGGCGTTGGCGAAGAAGGCGGCTTAG
- the pdxH gene encoding pyridoxamine 5'-phosphate oxidase gives MTTLADLRKNYSRGSLDAADVAPEPVRQFDTWFAQALDAKLPEPNAMTLATVDENGRPSARIVLIKGFDERGFVFFTNYDSRKGREIAANPAASLLFHWIELERQVRVEGVIVKTSAEESDAYFQSRPLGSRIGAWASEQSQPLESREALEAREREMIEKFGDAPPRPPHWGGYRLVPDTIEFWQGRPSRLHDRIVYERERADGPWDIKRLAP, from the coding sequence ATGACCACCCTCGCAGACCTTCGCAAAAATTATTCTCGCGGCTCACTCGACGCCGCCGACGTCGCGCCGGAGCCGGTGCGCCAGTTCGACACCTGGTTCGCCCAGGCGCTCGACGCGAAACTGCCCGAACCCAACGCCATGACCTTGGCCACCGTCGACGAGAACGGCCGGCCCTCCGCGCGCATCGTGCTGATCAAGGGGTTCGACGAACGTGGCTTCGTTTTTTTTACCAATTACGATAGCCGCAAAGGCCGCGAAATCGCCGCCAATCCCGCGGCAAGTCTGCTGTTCCACTGGATCGAGCTCGAACGTCAGGTGCGTGTCGAAGGCGTGATCGTCAAGACGAGCGCCGAGGAAAGCGATGCCTATTTTCAGTCCCGGCCGCTCGGATCGCGCATTGGCGCGTGGGCGTCGGAACAGAGTCAGCCGCTCGAAAGCCGCGAGGCGCTCGAAGCGCGCGAGCGCGAAATGATCGAAAAATTCGGCGACGCACCGCCGCGCCCGCCACACTGGGGCGGCTACCGGCTCGTGCCGGACACCATCGAATTCTGGCAGGGACGTCCGTCGCGGCTGCATGACCGCATCGTCTATGAGCGCGAGCGCGCGGACGGCCCGTGGGATATCAAGAGGCTCGCACCCTAA
- a CDS encoding cyclopropane-fatty-acyl-phospholipid synthase family protein: MFWEKKLTQWVEEVRARANLPARLVLWDGQQHDFGQFAAPQVTLHVKSATALPYLLEPSLDNLGEAYVKGKIDIEGKLSDIINVGYSLAKNTVTSAGKLARVRRYFNHSKASDKKAIQYHYDVSNEFYQLWLDKNMVYSCAYFENGDEDLATAQIKKIDHILTKIQVQPGHRLLDIGCGWGALVIRAAQKFGAKCVGVTLSENQFKLATQRVKDAGLEDQIEIRLQDYRDVPGQFDRITSVGMFEHVGRKNLPGYFAKIRDLLVDDGVAMNHGITSSDADSGETALGGGEFIDRYVFPDGELPHIGLALESMQRGGLEAIDIESLRRHYARTLDIWAESFEANAEQAKKLVDDEKFRIWRVYLAGCAYAFENDDVSIYQVVCRKAGRSATTLPWSRKYIYEKAL; the protein is encoded by the coding sequence ATGTTCTGGGAGAAGAAGCTGACGCAATGGGTCGAGGAAGTGCGGGCCAGGGCCAACCTGCCTGCGCGCCTCGTGCTTTGGGATGGACAGCAGCACGACTTCGGGCAGTTCGCCGCGCCGCAAGTCACGTTGCATGTAAAGAGCGCGACGGCGCTGCCTTATCTGCTGGAACCGAGTCTCGACAATCTCGGTGAAGCGTACGTGAAAGGCAAGATCGATATCGAGGGCAAGCTCTCGGACATCATCAACGTCGGTTATTCGCTCGCGAAGAACACCGTCACGAGCGCGGGCAAGCTGGCTCGCGTGCGGCGCTACTTCAATCACTCGAAGGCGTCGGACAAGAAGGCCATTCAGTACCACTACGATGTGTCGAACGAGTTCTATCAGCTCTGGCTCGACAAGAACATGGTGTACTCGTGCGCGTACTTCGAAAACGGCGACGAAGATTTGGCCACCGCGCAGATCAAGAAGATCGATCACATCCTGACCAAGATTCAGGTGCAGCCGGGCCATCGTTTGCTCGACATTGGCTGCGGCTGGGGCGCGCTCGTGATCCGCGCCGCGCAGAAGTTCGGCGCGAAGTGCGTGGGCGTGACGCTCTCGGAAAACCAGTTCAAGCTCGCGACGCAGCGCGTGAAAGATGCGGGCCTCGAAGATCAGATCGAAATCCGTCTGCAAGATTATCGCGACGTGCCGGGGCAATTCGACCGCATCACGAGCGTGGGCATGTTCGAGCACGTCGGACGCAAGAATCTGCCGGGCTACTTTGCAAAGATTCGCGATCTGCTGGTCGATGACGGCGTCGCGATGAATCACGGCATCACGTCATCCGACGCCGACAGCGGCGAGACCGCGCTCGGCGGCGGCGAGTTTATCGACCGCTACGTGTTTCCGGATGGCGAGTTGCCGCATATCGGTCTCGCGCTCGAAAGCATGCAGCGCGGCGGGCTGGAAGCGATCGACATCGAAAGCTTGCGCCGGCATTACGCCCGCACGCTCGACATCTGGGCCGAGAGCTTCGAGGCAAACGCCGAGCAAGCCAAGAAGCTTGTGGATGACGAGAAATTCCGCATCTGGCGCGTGTATCTCGCGGGTTGCGCGTACGCGTTCGAGAACGACGACGTGTCGATCTATCAAGTGGTGTGCCGCAAGGCGGGCCGCAGCGCGACGACATTGCCGTGGTCGCGGAAATACATTTACGAGAAGGCGCTCTGA
- a CDS encoding DUF72 domain-containing protein, giving the protein MVAEIHLREGALKQGSKFSEEDAARDGDAQGSLLDDAAPSEIAPAGELECLPASAEHGQATEPDLFDEPAPRKPASQPKARGVLPAPLNADLDALAKKLPEAIHLGTSTWSFPGWRGIVYGDAYSNTKLSRDGLTAYSAHPLLRCVSIDRSFYAPLSLADYARYASQVPEHFRFIVKAPAAVTDAFIRGQRGAPDAENPAFLNARIAIDEFVAPCIGGLGTKAGALVFQFSPLPDAMIVEPSRFIDRLAAFLGALPPLEGETRYAVELRDAVMLTPRFIRALRDANVRYCIGVHARMPDVRRQAKALALLDEETLGPLVVRWSLHSGFRYEQAKAKYEPFDQIVDEDRDTREALAELAARYAIAGQPVVIAANNKAEGSAPLTCFELARGIARECERVLRG; this is encoded by the coding sequence GTGGTCGCGGAAATACATTTACGAGAAGGCGCTCTGAAGCAGGGATCGAAGTTTTCGGAAGAGGACGCTGCGCGTGACGGCGACGCGCAGGGCTCCCTGCTCGACGACGCGGCGCCGAGTGAGATTGCGCCAGCCGGTGAGCTAGAGTGCCTGCCGGCGTCGGCGGAACACGGGCAAGCCACAGAACCCGACCTGTTCGACGAACCCGCGCCGCGCAAGCCCGCGAGCCAGCCGAAGGCACGCGGCGTCCTGCCTGCGCCATTGAACGCCGATCTCGACGCGCTCGCGAAAAAACTGCCCGAAGCCATTCATCTCGGCACATCGACGTGGTCGTTTCCGGGCTGGCGCGGCATCGTCTACGGCGACGCGTATTCGAACACGAAGCTCTCGCGCGACGGCCTCACCGCCTACAGCGCGCATCCGTTGTTGCGCTGCGTGTCCATCGACCGCTCGTTCTACGCACCGCTTTCGCTCGCCGACTACGCGCGGTATGCGAGCCAGGTGCCGGAGCACTTTCGCTTCATCGTGAAGGCGCCTGCCGCCGTCACCGACGCCTTTATCCGCGGCCAGCGCGGCGCGCCCGATGCGGAGAACCCCGCGTTTCTAAACGCGCGGATTGCCATCGACGAATTTGTGGCACCGTGCATCGGCGGGCTTGGGACGAAAGCCGGCGCGCTCGTGTTCCAGTTCTCGCCGCTGCCAGATGCGATGATCGTCGAGCCATCGCGCTTCATCGACCGGTTGGCGGCGTTTCTCGGCGCGCTTCCGCCGCTCGAAGGCGAGACGCGTTACGCCGTCGAATTGCGCGACGCCGTCATGCTGACACCGCGCTTCATACGCGCGCTGCGGGACGCGAACGTGCGCTATTGCATCGGCGTGCATGCGCGCATGCCGGACGTGCGTCGCCAGGCGAAGGCGCTCGCGTTGCTGGACGAAGAAACGCTAGGGCCGCTCGTCGTGCGCTGGAGTCTGCATAGCGGCTTTCGCTACGAACAGGCGAAGGCGAAGTACGAGCCGTTCGACCAAATAGTCGATGAAGACCGCGACACGCGCGAGGCGCTGGCCGAACTGGCCGCGCGATATGCGATCGCGGGCCAGCCGGTGGTCATCGCGGCGAACAACAAGGCGGAGGGTTCCGCGCCGCTTACGTGCTTCGAGCTTGCGCGTGGGATTGCGCGGGAATGCGAGCGCGTACTACGCGGCTAG
- the msrA gene encoding peptide-methionine (S)-S-oxide reductase MsrA, whose product MTQQNEQARTETATLGGGCFWCTEAVFLAVEGVVSVESGYAGGKVVDPSYEQVCDGETGHAEVVKVVFDPAIISYREVLEIFFATHDPTQLNRQGNDVGTQYRSAVFTHSDEQRKVALEVIDELQREDVFGGKIVTQVTALDNDYYPAEAYHQNYFEQHPNQGYCAAVVGPKVAKFRKKFAHRLKK is encoded by the coding sequence ATGACCCAGCAGAATGAGCAGGCGAGAACCGAAACCGCGACGCTCGGCGGCGGTTGCTTCTGGTGCACGGAAGCGGTGTTTCTGGCGGTCGAAGGCGTGGTGTCGGTCGAATCCGGCTATGCGGGCGGCAAGGTGGTCGATCCGTCGTACGAACAGGTCTGCGATGGCGAAACTGGCCACGCGGAAGTGGTGAAGGTCGTGTTCGATCCGGCGATCATCAGCTACCGCGAAGTGCTTGAGATTTTCTTCGCGACGCACGATCCGACGCAACTCAATCGCCAGGGTAATGACGTGGGCACGCAGTATCGCTCGGCGGTGTTCACGCATTCGGACGAGCAGCGCAAGGTCGCGCTCGAAGTGATCGATGAACTGCAGCGCGAGGATGTCTTCGGCGGCAAGATCGTCACGCAGGTCACCGCGCTCGATAACGACTACTATCCGGCCGAAGCGTATCACCAGAACTACTTCGAGCAGCATCCGAACCAGGGGTATTGCGCGGCGGTCGTCGGCCCGAAGGTCGCGAAGTTCCGCAAGAAGTTCGCGCATCGGTTGAAGAAGTGA
- a CDS encoding flavin reductase family protein, with translation MTSAKTPNFDPKEFRAALGQFATGVTVITTRTESGQLIGITASSFNSVSLDPPLVLWSLATKSASMSVFRANSHYVVNVLAASQLELCRRFATVKGDRFAGVSHAAGDTGMPVLDGAIAWFECHNRSRYDEGDHVIFVGEVERCGVRAKDDSAPPLVFHAGGFHTLGSIE, from the coding sequence ATGACAAGCGCTAAAACCCCGAACTTCGATCCGAAAGAATTCCGCGCCGCGCTCGGCCAGTTTGCGACGGGCGTGACCGTCATCACCACGCGCACCGAATCCGGGCAGTTGATCGGCATCACGGCCAGTTCGTTTAATTCGGTATCGCTCGACCCGCCGCTCGTGCTGTGGAGTCTCGCCACCAAGTCGGCTTCGATGTCGGTGTTTCGCGCCAATAGTCACTACGTGGTGAACGTGCTCGCGGCATCGCAACTGGAGCTTTGCCGGCGCTTCGCCACGGTCAAGGGCGACCGCTTCGCGGGCGTCTCGCACGCGGCGGGCGACACCGGCATGCCAGTGCTCGACGGCGCGATTGCCTGGTTCGAATGCCACAATCGCAGCCGCTACGACGAAGGCGACCACGTGATCTTTGTCGGCGAAGTGGAGCGCTGTGGCGTGCGCGCGAAAGACGACAGCGCGCCTCCGCTGGTGTTTCACGCCGGCGGATTCCACACGTTGGGATCGATCGAATAA
- a CDS encoding Lrp/AsnC family transcriptional regulator translates to MTGFTLDATDCRILAVLQEDGRISNLDLAERIALSPSACLRRMRLLEEEGVIASYRACLDRERLGIELEAFVHVSMRNDQENWHEKFAAAVREWPEVVGAFVVTGDTHYVLRVLAHNLKHYSDFILSKLYKAPGVIDIRSNIVLQTMKDDAGVPVALIEQPARPSSPP, encoded by the coding sequence ATGACCGGATTCACGCTCGATGCAACAGATTGCCGAATTCTGGCGGTACTGCAGGAAGATGGACGGATCAGTAACCTGGACCTTGCGGAGCGCATCGCGCTCTCGCCTTCGGCGTGTTTGCGCCGCATGCGCCTGCTCGAAGAAGAGGGCGTGATTGCGAGCTATCGCGCGTGTCTGGACCGTGAGCGGCTGGGCATCGAGCTCGAAGCCTTCGTGCACGTCTCCATGCGCAACGACCAGGAAAACTGGCACGAGAAGTTCGCGGCCGCCGTGCGCGAATGGCCGGAAGTGGTGGGCGCGTTCGTCGTCACGGGCGACACGCATTACGTGTTGCGCGTGCTCGCGCACAACCTCAAGCACTACTCGGATTTCATTCTGAGCAAGCTGTATAAGGCGCCGGGCGTTATCGACATTCGCTCGAATATCGTCTTGCAAACCATGAAGGACGATGCAGGCGTGCCCGTCGCGCTGATCGAACAACCGGCGCGGCCAAGCAGCCCGCCTTGA
- the kynB gene encoding arylformamidase, with the protein MTLLDISPPISTDTPVWPGDTPVGIERVWRMEAGSPVNVARLTLSPHTGAHADAPLHYDEHGAAIGEVPLDTYLGACRVVHCIGAAPLVLPEHIADFLDDDNAPPRILLRTYASAPLDTWDSAFCAAAPATVDLLAARGVKLIGIDTPSLDPQESKTMDAHRRIRAHGMAILEGLVLDAVAPSDYELIALPLKFSTLDASPVRAVLRPLS; encoded by the coding sequence ATGACGCTTCTCGATATTTCTCCGCCGATTTCCACCGACACGCCGGTCTGGCCGGGCGATACGCCCGTTGGTATCGAACGCGTCTGGCGCATGGAAGCGGGCTCGCCCGTGAACGTGGCGCGTCTCACGCTTTCGCCGCACACCGGCGCTCATGCCGATGCCCCGCTGCATTACGACGAACACGGCGCGGCTATTGGCGAGGTGCCGCTCGACACGTATCTCGGCGCTTGCCGGGTCGTGCATTGCATTGGCGCGGCGCCGCTCGTTTTGCCAGAACATATCGCCGATTTTCTCGACGATGACAACGCCCCGCCGCGCATCCTCCTGCGTACCTACGCGAGCGCGCCGCTCGATACTTGGGACAGCGCATTTTGTGCCGCCGCGCCCGCGACCGTCGATCTATTGGCGGCGCGTGGCGTGAAGCTCATCGGTATAGACACGCCATCGCTCGATCCGCAGGAATCGAAGACGATGGACGCGCATCGCCGGATTCGCGCGCACGGCATGGCGATTCTCGAAGGCCTCGTGCTCGATGCCGTCGCGCCCAGCGACTACGAACTCATCGCGCTGCCGCTCAAATTTTCGACGCTCGATGCGAGCCCGGTGCGCGCCGTCCTGCGCCCGCTTTCCTGA
- the kynU gene encoding kynureninase → MKNRDDAAALDRDDPLNALRDQFVLANDVIYLDGNSLGVPPKAAAARAAGVIAEEWGEGLIRSWNTAGWYALPRRLGNKLASLIGAGEDEVVVNDTISANLFKILSAALKLANERDPKRRVIVSERSNFPSDLYIAQGLIEQLDRGYELRLVDDASELPAAIDEHTAIAMITHVNYRTGYMHDMAALTETIHRAGAIAVWDLAHSAGAVPVDLNGVGADYAVGCTYKYLNGGPGSPAFVWVPKRHQNTFSQPLSGWWGHKKPFAMDPVYRPDDGIGRYLCGTQPIVSMSLVECGLDVFLQTDMQTLRRKSLALGDLFIELVEARCGEFPLTLATPREHARRGSQVSFEHPNGYEVMQALIARGVIGDYREPRILRFGFTPLYTRFVDVWEAVETLRDVLATESWRAPEFGERASVT, encoded by the coding sequence ATGAAAAACCGTGACGACGCCGCCGCACTCGACCGCGACGACCCGCTGAATGCCCTGCGCGATCAATTCGTGCTCGCGAACGACGTAATCTATCTGGATGGCAACTCGCTCGGCGTGCCGCCCAAAGCGGCTGCCGCGCGCGCGGCCGGCGTGATCGCCGAAGAATGGGGCGAAGGGCTGATCCGCAGTTGGAACACCGCCGGCTGGTACGCGCTGCCGCGACGGCTCGGCAACAAGCTGGCTTCGCTCATCGGCGCGGGCGAGGATGAAGTCGTCGTGAACGACACGATCTCGGCCAATCTCTTCAAGATCCTTTCCGCGGCACTCAAGCTCGCGAACGAGCGCGATCCGAAACGTCGCGTGATCGTCTCCGAACGTTCGAACTTTCCGAGCGACCTGTATATCGCGCAGGGTTTGATCGAGCAGCTCGATCGCGGCTATGAACTGCGTCTCGTCGATGACGCGTCCGAACTGCCTGCCGCCATCGACGAACACACCGCCATCGCGATGATCACGCACGTGAACTATCGCACCGGCTACATGCACGACATGGCCGCGCTCACCGAGACGATTCATCGCGCGGGCGCAATCGCGGTCTGGGACCTGGCGCATTCGGCAGGCGCGGTGCCGGTCGATCTGAACGGCGTCGGCGCGGACTATGCCGTCGGCTGCACGTATAAGTATCTGAACGGCGGACCGGGTTCGCCTGCGTTCGTGTGGGTGCCCAAGCGCCATCAGAACACATTCTCGCAGCCGCTCTCGGGCTGGTGGGGGCACAAGAAACCGTTCGCGATGGACCCGGTGTATCGCCCGGACGATGGTATCGGTCGATATCTGTGCGGCACGCAGCCTATCGTCTCGATGTCGCTCGTCGAGTGCGGGCTGGATGTATTCCTGCAAACGGATATGCAGACCTTGCGGCGCAAGTCGCTTGCGCTTGGCGATCTGTTCATCGAGCTAGTGGAAGCGCGTTGCGGCGAGTTTCCGCTGACGCTCGCGACGCCGCGCGAACATGCGCGACGCGGCTCGCAAGTGAGCTTCGAGCATCCGAACGGCTATGAGGTGATGCAGGCGCTGATCGCGCGTGGCGTGATCGGCGATTATCGCGAGCCGCGTATTTTGCGCTTCGGCTTCACGCCGCTTTACACGCGTTTCGTCGATGTCTGGGAAGCGGTTGAAACCTTGCGCGATGTGCTCGCGACCGAAAGCTGGCGCGCGCCGGAGTTTGGCGAACGCGCTTCGGTGACTTGA
- the kynA gene encoding tryptophan 2,3-dioxygenase yields MNEVKGGGCPFGHGAADAARAVHPAESGWHEAKLDFSDSMSYGDYLGLDSILTAQHPRSPDHNEMLFIVQHQTSELWMKLALYELHAALEAVHTDALPSAFKMLARVSRIFEQLVQAWNVLATMTPSEYTAMRPYLGASSGFQSHQYRQIEFMLGNKNEQMLKPHAHRPEILAQVRQTLEAPSFYDEVIRLLARRGFQIAPERLQRDWTQPTTHDASVEAAWLAVYRDPSRYWELYEMAEELVDLEDAFRQWRFRHVTAVERIIGFKQGTGGTAGASYLRKMLDVVLFPELWHVRTML; encoded by the coding sequence ATGAATGAGGTTAAAGGCGGCGGATGTCCGTTCGGCCACGGTGCGGCCGATGCCGCACGGGCGGTGCATCCGGCAGAATCAGGCTGGCACGAAGCCAAGCTCGATTTCTCCGATTCGATGAGCTACGGCGACTATCTCGGCCTCGATTCGATTCTGACCGCGCAGCATCCACGCTCGCCGGACCACAACGAGATGCTGTTCATCGTGCAGCACCAGACGAGCGAACTCTGGATGAAGCTCGCGCTCTACGAACTGCACGCCGCCCTCGAAGCGGTTCATACCGACGCCCTGCCATCCGCCTTCAAGATGCTCGCGCGCGTGTCGCGCATCTTCGAGCAACTGGTGCAGGCGTGGAACGTCCTCGCTACCATGACGCCTTCCGAATACACCGCGATGCGGCCGTATCTCGGTGCGTCATCCGGGTTTCAGTCGCATCAGTATCGGCAGATCGAGTTCATGCTCGGCAACAAGAATGAGCAGATGCTGAAGCCGCATGCGCATCGGCCGGAGATTCTCGCGCAGGTGCGACAGACGCTCGAAGCGCCTTCGTTCTACGACGAAGTGATCCGACTGCTCGCGCGACGTGGCTTCCAGATCGCGCCCGAAAGGCTGCAGCGCGACTGGACCCAGCCCACGACGCACGACGCGTCGGTCGAAGCGGCGTGGCTCGCGGTATATCGCGATCCGTCACGCTACTGGGAGCTCTATGAGATGGCGGAGGAACTCGTCGATCTGGAAGACGCCTTCCGGCAATGGCGCTTCCGGCATGTGACGGCGGTGGAGCGCATCATCGGCTTCAAGCAAGGAACGGGCGGCACGGCGGGCGCTTCGTATCTGCGCAAGATGCTGGACGTGGTGCTGTTTCCGGAGCTTTGGCATGTGCGCACGATGCTTTGA
- a CDS encoding IclR family transcriptional regulator — protein MSPNASDDRKFVVALARGLDMLRAFRPGETLLGNRDFVARTGLPKATVNRLAYTLTTLGYLRFDDAAGKYALDTGVLSLGFSLLAGADTLELARPHMRALAREIGAAVSLGCRDGLDMIYLETIRSETALTLGLAPGSRLSMLTSSMGRAYLAVLDADERAALLEELREREGAERVASAQRAIEDFARDGCCYSFREWHDDVNAIAAPFRDVRNGRWLVLSSSGPASSMDEGYFRESIAPKLRALAGRLA, from the coding sequence CTGTCGCCCAACGCATCCGACGATCGCAAGTTCGTCGTCGCCCTCGCACGCGGTCTCGATATGTTGCGCGCATTTCGCCCTGGCGAGACGCTTCTCGGCAATCGCGATTTCGTCGCGCGCACGGGATTGCCCAAGGCGACGGTCAATCGTCTGGCCTACACGCTGACCACGCTCGGTTACCTGCGTTTCGACGATGCCGCCGGCAAGTACGCGCTCGACACGGGCGTGCTCTCGCTCGGCTTCTCGCTATTGGCGGGCGCGGACACACTGGAACTCGCCCGGCCACATATGCGCGCGCTGGCGCGTGAGATCGGCGCGGCGGTATCGCTCGGCTGTCGCGATGGCCTCGACATGATCTATCTGGAAACCATTCGTAGCGAAACCGCGCTCACGCTCGGCCTCGCGCCCGGATCGCGTCTGTCGATGCTCACGAGTTCCATGGGACGCGCCTATCTCGCCGTGCTCGACGCCGATGAGCGCGCGGCCTTGCTGGAAGAATTGCGGGAACGGGAAGGCGCCGAACGAGTGGCTTCGGCGCAGCGCGCGATCGAAGATTTCGCGCGCGACGGCTGCTGCTATTCATTCCGTGAATGGCACGACGACGTCAACGCGATTGCCGCGCCGTTTCGCGACGTGCGCAATGGGCGCTGGCTGGTGTTGAGCAGCAGCGGGCCGGCGTCGTCGATGGATGAGGGTTATTTCCGCGAGTCGATTGCGCCGAAACTAAGGGCGTTGGCGGGACGGCTCGCCTGA